One window from the genome of Luteitalea sp. encodes:
- a CDS encoding glycosyltransferase produces MTLLGAAAGERGSSKLLDRGLSSPNACDGRLARRSAEREGGPRVSVVVLNHNYGCYLKQCLDSVLAQDYEPLEVIVVDDGSTDDSRAVIESYDGRVISAFKPNGGVASTMNRGFALSHGSVVIFVDADDFLLPGAVADHVRAHRDPEVVRSQAYLTILKEAPYPLDTIPGEPPGEGDLCDLVLARGPGAFISAPQSGNAWARRYLEQVIPLPETLKGIGADSLLMDTAPLFGKIVALKTGPRAVYRVHNNGMNAAKAGLTPAQIRKTVARQEARACRLEEVATSLGHAVDRSEWKSRSWRLLTLDYLAGRLGDEGMIVPLTTHLRPVWRVRGNALKRLFLAAALLCIRIAPTRLSLVLTGRIINPRYL; encoded by the coding sequence ATGACCCTCCTTGGAGCCGCCGCGGGTGAGCGTGGCTCGTCGAAGCTCCTCGACCGCGGGCTTTCCTCGCCGAACGCATGCGACGGCAGGCTTGCCCGCCGAAGCGCGGAGCGCGAAGGCGGTCCACGCGTCAGCGTCGTGGTGCTCAACCACAACTACGGGTGCTATCTGAAGCAGTGCCTCGACAGTGTGCTGGCGCAAGACTACGAGCCGCTGGAGGTCATCGTCGTCGACGATGGGTCGACCGACGACTCCCGCGCGGTGATCGAGTCATACGACGGCCGCGTCATTTCCGCATTCAAGCCGAATGGCGGGGTGGCCTCCACGATGAATCGCGGGTTCGCGCTGAGCCACGGCTCCGTCGTGATCTTCGTGGATGCCGACGACTTTCTCCTGCCGGGTGCCGTGGCGGATCATGTGCGCGCACATCGCGATCCGGAGGTCGTCCGATCGCAGGCGTACCTCACGATCCTGAAAGAGGCCCCGTATCCGCTCGACACGATTCCCGGCGAGCCACCAGGTGAAGGCGACTTATGCGACCTGGTCCTGGCCCGAGGGCCAGGGGCATTCATCTCGGCGCCGCAATCGGGCAACGCCTGGGCTCGCCGTTATCTCGAACAGGTGATCCCGCTTCCCGAAACGCTGAAGGGGATCGGCGCGGACTCGTTGCTGATGGACACGGCTCCCCTCTTCGGAAAGATCGTGGCCTTGAAGACGGGACCCCGCGCGGTCTACCGCGTCCACAACAACGGGATGAACGCGGCCAAAGCCGGTCTGACGCCGGCGCAGATCCGCAAGACCGTCGCCCGGCAGGAGGCGCGCGCGTGCCGGCTCGAGGAGGTCGCCACGTCGCTGGGCCATGCCGTGGACAGGTCAGAGTGGAAGTCCCGGAGCTGGCGACTGCTGACGTTGGACTACTTGGCTGGTCGTCTCGGTGATGAGGGCATGATCGTGCCGCTCACCACCCATTTGCGACCGGTGTGGAGGGTCCGCGGGAATGCGCTGAAGCGGCTCTTCCTGGCCGCGGCGCTTCTGTGTATCCGCATCGCGCCCACGCGCCTGTCGCTCGTGCTGACCGGCCGAATCATCAACCCTCGATATTTATAG